A genomic segment from Dechloromonas denitrificans encodes:
- a CDS encoding dicarboxylate/amino acid:cation symporter — MKMNRLTTLIGIALVLGVIVGYACNTLASSPAQAKEIASYFGILTDIFLRLIKMIIAPLVFATLVAGLAGMGDSKTVGRIGAKALGWFVGASFCSLLLGLVFANILRPGEGLSVALPDTGSALSLKTSALNLKDFITHVFPKNIFEAMAANEILQILVFAVFFGLALGHLHNQTARSLVCTMEEIVHVMLKVTDYVMRFAPVGVFGAVAGAITLQGLGMLMVFGKLLISFYAALAALWIVLITAGYFVLGKDVFRLLKLVRGPMLVGFSTASSESVYPKLMEQLEKFGIKNRVTSFVLPLGYSFNLDGSMIYTTFAALFVAQAYNIPLTLTAQITMLLVLMVSSKGIAGVPRASLVVVAAVLPMFGLPEAGLLLVLGIDHFLDMGRTVTNVLGNAIATAVVAKWENAIVPVDETLADADEALPVEGEELVPAAA, encoded by the coding sequence ATGAAAATGAACCGGCTGACTACCCTGATCGGTATCGCCCTGGTGCTCGGTGTCATTGTCGGCTATGCCTGCAATACGCTGGCATCCAGCCCGGCCCAGGCCAAGGAAATTGCATCTTATTTCGGTATTTTGACCGACATTTTCCTGCGCCTGATCAAGATGATCATCGCCCCGCTCGTTTTTGCAACGCTGGTTGCCGGCCTGGCCGGCATGGGCGATTCCAAGACCGTCGGCCGGATCGGTGCCAAGGCACTCGGCTGGTTCGTCGGTGCATCATTCTGCTCGCTGCTGCTCGGCCTCGTCTTTGCCAACATCCTGCGTCCAGGTGAAGGACTGAGCGTGGCATTGCCGGATACAGGCAGTGCCCTGAGCCTGAAAACCAGCGCCCTGAACCTGAAGGATTTCATCACTCACGTTTTCCCGAAGAACATCTTCGAAGCGATGGCGGCCAATGAAATCCTGCAGATTCTCGTTTTCGCCGTCTTTTTCGGCCTGGCACTGGGCCATCTGCATAACCAGACAGCCCGCAGCCTGGTATGCACGATGGAAGAAATCGTCCACGTCATGCTCAAGGTTACCGACTACGTCATGCGTTTTGCCCCGGTCGGCGTTTTTGGTGCCGTTGCCGGCGCAATTACCCTGCAAGGCCTCGGCATGCTGATGGTTTTCGGCAAACTGCTGATTAGCTTCTACGCCGCCCTGGCTGCACTCTGGATCGTCCTGATCACAGCCGGCTATTTTGTCCTCGGCAAGGATGTTTTCCGCCTGCTCAAACTGGTCCGCGGTCCGATGCTGGTCGGTTTTTCAACTGCCAGCAGCGAATCGGTTTATCCGAAGCTGATGGAGCAACTGGAAAAGTTCGGTATCAAGAACCGCGTCACCAGCTTTGTCTTGCCGCTGGGCTACTCCTTCAATCTCGACGGTTCGATGATCTACACCACTTTTGCCGCGTTGTTTGTCGCCCAGGCCTACAACATCCCGCTCACCCTGACCGCCCAGATCACCATGCTGCTGGTGCTGATGGTGTCGAGCAAGGGGATTGCCGGCGTACCGCGCGCATCGCTGGTCGTCGTGGCCGCCGTTCTGCCGATGTTCGGCCTGCCGGAAGCCGGCCTGCTGCTGGTTCTTGGCATTGACCACTTCCTTGACATGGGCCGCACCGTGACCAACGTGCTGGGCAACGCCATCGCCACGGCCGTCGTCGCCAAGTGGGAAAACGCCATCGTCCCGGTTGATGAAACCTTGGCCGATGCCGACGAAGCCCTGCCGGTCGAAGGGGAAGAACTCGTTCCCGCTGCTGCCTGA
- a CDS encoding sensor histidine kinase encodes MSSRRSLRHLPIFILLLVLMGLSSFAAHRIAQQLGIADLQATGLHRLDLYTASLEREIGKYAFLPGTLGLERDVLDLLRKPVGNKLAPQVNAYLEQLNDRAGTLSIYVIDASGHVVASSNWRRADSFIGEDLSFRPYFREAIDSGNGRFFGIGTTRGEPGYYLASTLADESRTLGVAVIKVSLEQLEKSWSTVEAPVMVTDENGVVILGSVADWKFTTLRPLDENTRSAFDQTQQYNRRALKPLGLKEIQELDHGARLVRIAKEGPEMVTVYPIAGRFLAQSRPLPGTPWTLTVLSHLEQVDDIAQSRAALAGVGAAFLFMLGLMLDERRRHLKDRLAAREALQQAHDELERKVDERTADLSAANHLLQDEIAERIRAERTLRAAQDELVQAGKLAVIGQLSTGIAHELNQPLAALRTLSGNGVRFLDRGDLTTTRANLERIAQLVDRMGLITGQLRAFARKSSGQLQAVALCSALDNALALLEQRLSERSINIIRHCPLPEPFSLCDANRLEQVLVNLIGNALDAMDGQSAPCLEISCETIGQQARLTVRDHGPGLAEEALAHLFEPFFTTKEAGVGLGLGLTISAGIVRDFGGTLSGANHPAGGAIFTLEIPLTAEPRKP; translated from the coding sequence ATGTCCAGCCGCCGCTCACTGCGCCACCTGCCGATTTTCATCCTGCTTCTCGTGCTGATGGGCCTGAGCAGTTTCGCTGCGCACCGCATCGCCCAGCAACTGGGCATTGCCGACCTGCAAGCCACCGGACTGCACCGGCTGGACCTCTACACCGCCAGCCTGGAACGCGAGATCGGCAAATATGCCTTTCTTCCCGGCACGCTCGGGCTTGAACGCGACGTCCTTGATCTGCTCAGGAAACCGGTGGGCAACAAGCTGGCACCGCAAGTCAACGCCTACCTTGAACAACTGAATGATCGTGCCGGCACGCTGTCGATCTATGTCATCGATGCCAGCGGCCATGTTGTGGCTTCAAGCAACTGGCGCCGGGCCGATAGTTTCATTGGCGAAGATCTCTCCTTCCGCCCCTATTTCCGTGAAGCGATCGACAGCGGCAACGGCCGCTTTTTCGGCATCGGAACAACCCGCGGCGAACCCGGCTATTACCTGGCGTCGACCCTGGCGGACGAAAGCCGGACATTAGGCGTGGCCGTCATCAAGGTCAGCCTTGAGCAACTGGAAAAATCATGGAGCACCGTCGAGGCGCCGGTCATGGTGACCGACGAAAACGGTGTGGTCATTCTGGGCTCGGTCGCTGACTGGAAATTCACCACGCTGCGGCCGCTTGACGAAAACACGCGCAGCGCCTTTGACCAGACCCAGCAATACAACCGGCGTGCCCTGAAACCGCTCGGCCTCAAGGAAATACAGGAACTCGACCACGGCGCACGCCTGGTCCGGATTGCCAAGGAAGGCCCGGAGATGGTCACGGTCTACCCCATTGCAGGCCGTTTTTTGGCGCAATCGCGCCCGCTGCCCGGCACGCCATGGACACTGACCGTCCTCTCGCACCTTGAACAGGTCGACGACATTGCCCAAAGCCGTGCAGCACTGGCCGGCGTCGGTGCTGCCTTCCTGTTCATGCTCGGCCTGATGCTCGACGAACGCCGGCGCCACCTGAAGGACCGCCTGGCCGCCAGGGAGGCGCTGCAACAAGCACATGATGAACTGGAACGTAAGGTCGATGAACGCACCGCCGACCTGTCGGCCGCCAATCATTTGCTGCAGGATGAAATTGCCGAACGGATCAGGGCCGAACGGACATTGCGAGCCGCTCAGGATGAACTGGTCCAGGCCGGCAAGCTCGCCGTCATCGGACAACTATCGACCGGTATCGCCCACGAACTGAATCAACCGCTGGCTGCGCTGCGCACGCTTTCCGGCAACGGCGTACGCTTTCTCGACCGGGGCGACCTGACGACGACCCGCGCCAACCTCGAACGAATCGCCCAACTGGTCGACCGCATGGGCTTGATCACCGGACAACTACGCGCCTTTGCCCGGAAATCAAGCGGCCAGTTGCAAGCGGTGGCGCTGTGCAGTGCGCTGGATAACGCGCTCGCCCTGCTCGAACAGCGTCTGAGCGAACGCAGCATCAATATCATTCGCCACTGCCCGCTGCCCGAACCGTTCTCGCTCTGCGACGCCAACCGGCTGGAGCAGGTGCTGGTCAACCTGATCGGCAATGCCCTTGATGCAATGGATGGACAAAGCGCGCCGTGCCTCGAAATCAGCTGTGAAACCATCGGCCAGCAAGCTCGCCTGACCGTTCGCGACCACGGCCCCGGACTGGCCGAAGAAGCCCTCGCCCATTTGTTCGAACCCTTCTTTACCACCAAGGAAGCCGGCGTGGGCCTGGGCCTCGGCCTGACCATTTCGGCCGGCATCGTGCGCGATTTTGGCGGTACGCTGAGTGGCGCTAACCACCCGGCCGGCGGTGCCATTTTCACCCTGGAAATCCCGTTGACCGCGGAACCCCGAAAACCATGA
- the aspA gene encoding aspartate ammonia-lyase, with product MNKLTSHRIEHDLLGDREIPAEAYYGVHTLRALENFDITGISIAVYPDLIRALAQIKKAAAQANQQLGLLDAKRCDAIVAACKEVIDGRWHDHFVVDVIQGGAGTSTNMNANEVIANRALEILGHAKGEFKHLHPNEHVNMSQSTNDVYPTALKLATYVGIFRLVDAMAYLRRSFERKAEEFADVLKMGRTQLQDAVPMTLGQEFSTYAVMLGEDEERLKEAALLIREINLGATAIGTGINAHPDYAPLVCRRLIEISGVPVVTAPNLIEATQDCGSFVQLSGVLKRVAVKLSKVCNDLRLLSSGPRAGFGEINLPPRQAGSSIMPGKVNPVIPEVVNQIAFEVIGNDTTVTFAVEAGQLQLNAFEPIIAHSLFKSVLHLRKGCKALADHCVDGITANRETLRASVERSIGIVTALNPYIGYANATEIAAEAHLSGRGVAEIVLERKLMSPEQLAEVLRPEVLTRPQMIPTHAA from the coding sequence ATGAACAAGCTGACATCCCACCGTATCGAGCATGATCTGCTCGGTGACCGAGAAATCCCCGCCGAAGCGTATTACGGTGTCCATACGCTGCGCGCCCTCGAAAATTTCGACATTACCGGCATTTCAATCGCCGTCTATCCCGACCTGATCCGCGCCCTGGCGCAGATCAAGAAAGCAGCAGCCCAAGCCAATCAACAGCTCGGCCTGCTTGACGCAAAGCGCTGCGACGCCATCGTCGCTGCGTGCAAGGAAGTGATCGACGGCCGGTGGCACGATCATTTCGTGGTGGATGTGATCCAGGGCGGCGCCGGCACCTCGACCAACATGAATGCCAACGAGGTGATCGCCAACCGCGCGCTGGAAATCCTCGGCCATGCCAAGGGCGAGTTCAAGCACCTGCACCCGAACGAACACGTCAACATGAGTCAGTCGACCAACGACGTTTATCCGACCGCATTGAAGCTGGCCACCTACGTCGGCATTTTCCGCCTGGTCGACGCCATGGCCTACCTGCGCCGCTCGTTCGAGCGCAAGGCCGAAGAATTCGCCGATGTGCTGAAGATGGGCCGCACCCAGTTGCAGGATGCCGTACCGATGACGCTCGGCCAGGAATTCTCGACCTACGCCGTGATGCTCGGCGAAGATGAAGAGCGCCTCAAGGAAGCCGCCTTGCTGATCCGTGAAATCAACCTCGGCGCCACCGCGATCGGTACCGGCATCAACGCCCACCCCGACTACGCCCCGCTGGTCTGCCGTCGCCTGATCGAAATCAGCGGCGTGCCGGTCGTGACCGCCCCCAATCTGATCGAAGCGACCCAGGATTGCGGCAGCTTCGTGCAGCTTTCCGGCGTGCTCAAGCGCGTTGCCGTCAAGCTTTCCAAGGTTTGCAACGATTTGCGCCTGCTCTCCTCCGGTCCACGTGCCGGTTTCGGCGAAATCAACCTGCCTCCGCGTCAGGCTGGCTCGTCGATCATGCCGGGCAAGGTCAATCCGGTGATTCCGGAAGTGGTCAACCAGATCGCCTTCGAAGTCATCGGCAACGACACCACCGTCACCTTCGCGGTCGAAGCCGGCCAGCTGCAGCTCAACGCCTTCGAGCCGATCATCGCCCACAGCCTGTTCAAGAGCGTGCTGCACCTGCGCAAGGGCTGCAAGGCGCTGGCCGACCATTGCGTCGATGGCATCACGGCCAACCGTGAAACCCTGCGCGCCAGTGTCGAGCGCTCGATCGGCATCGTCACCGCACTCAATCCCTACATCGGTTACGCCAATGCCACCGAGATTGCGGCTGAAGCGCACCTGAGCGGTCGCGGCGTTGCTGAAATCGTCCTCGAACGCAAGCTGATGAGTCCCGAACAACTCGCAGAAGTGCTGCGCCCGGAAGTGCTGACCCGGCCGCAAATGATTCCGACCCACGCCGCTTGA
- the modC gene encoding molybdenum ABC transporter ATP-binding protein yields the protein MNRQIRAKFRVDRKDFQLDVDLTLPGSGISVLFGHSGSGKTTCLRAMAGLERARHAYFSMGEQVWQDESRGHFVPTHQRALGVVFQEASLFPHLSVRGNMEYGQKRASTAANRFALPEIAELLGITPLLERSPEQLSGGERQRVAIARALLAAPTLLLMDEPLAALDLKRKLEILPYLERLHAELAIPIIYVSHAPDEVARLADHLVLLDAGRVIADGPLNDVLSRIDLPGIFADDAGVVIQATIAAHEAHDLTRLSFPGGAIFVSRHGEAPGTPIRCRIHARDVSLALVPQEQSSILNSVSATVVEVAPTTTPGHVLIKLDVAGTPLLARITRRSAENLSIRPGLAVYAQIKSVALLA from the coding sequence ATGAACCGTCAAATCCGGGCCAAATTTCGCGTCGACCGCAAGGACTTCCAGCTGGATGTCGACCTGACGCTGCCAGGCAGCGGCATTAGCGTGCTGTTTGGCCATTCCGGCTCGGGGAAAACCACCTGTCTGCGAGCCATGGCCGGCCTTGAACGTGCTCGCCATGCCTATTTCTCGATGGGCGAACAGGTCTGGCAGGATGAATCCCGTGGCCACTTCGTCCCGACGCATCAGCGCGCGCTGGGTGTAGTTTTTCAGGAAGCCAGCCTGTTTCCGCACCTTTCCGTGCGCGGCAATATGGAATATGGGCAAAAAAGGGCGTCGACCGCAGCAAACCGCTTCGCCTTGCCTGAAATTGCCGAATTGCTCGGCATCACCCCGCTCCTCGAACGTTCGCCGGAACAACTCTCGGGCGGAGAACGCCAACGCGTCGCCATTGCCCGCGCCCTGCTCGCTGCGCCCACGCTGCTATTGATGGACGAGCCTCTCGCCGCCCTCGATCTCAAGCGCAAACTTGAAATCCTGCCTTATCTCGAACGGCTGCACGCCGAACTGGCCATCCCGATCATTTATGTCAGCCATGCCCCCGACGAAGTCGCACGTCTGGCCGATCATCTGGTCTTGCTCGACGCAGGTCGCGTGATTGCCGATGGACCGCTGAACGACGTGCTGTCGCGCATCGATCTACCCGGTATCTTTGCCGACGACGCCGGTGTCGTGATTCAGGCAACGATTGCCGCGCATGAAGCTCATGACCTGACACGACTGAGCTTCCCGGGCGGCGCCATTTTCGTATCCCGCCACGGCGAAGCACCCGGCACGCCAATACGCTGCCGCATTCATGCCCGCGACGTCAGCCTGGCACTGGTCCCCCAGGAGCAAAGCAGCATTCTGAACAGCGTCAGCGCCACTGTTGTTGAAGTGGCCCCCACCACCACACCGGGTCATGTGCTGATCAAGCTGGATGTTGCAGGCACGCCGCTGCTTGCCCGAATCACGCGGCGCTCGGCTGAAAACCTGTCGATTCGCCCCGGTCTGGCGGTATACGCACAAATCAAGTCGGTTGCATTGCTCGCCTGA
- a CDS encoding sulfite exporter TauE/SafE family protein — translation MTIDWFILAPAAFFAGMVDAVVGGGGLIQIPVLLSSFPQTAIPTLFGTNKVSSIAGTSASLWRYARAVSIPWRIVLPATATALLGAWIGAALVAWISREAMRPLVVVMMLTVAIYTFMRKDLGQSEEREASPRDAWLGALFGLVIGIYDGFFGPGTGSFLIFGFVRLFGMNFVRASASAKVVNVATNISAIGFFASHGPILWAVGLTMAVCNLAGAQVGTQLALKHGAGFIRKAFLGVVCILIAKQLIDLL, via the coding sequence ATGACAATCGACTGGTTCATTCTCGCTCCCGCAGCTTTCTTCGCCGGCATGGTCGATGCCGTCGTCGGGGGCGGCGGCCTCATCCAGATTCCTGTATTGCTCTCCTCATTTCCTCAAACGGCCATCCCCACGCTTTTCGGGACCAACAAGGTTTCCAGCATTGCCGGCACCAGCGCCTCGCTGTGGCGCTATGCCCGAGCCGTCAGCATTCCCTGGCGGATTGTCCTGCCGGCGACGGCAACCGCCTTGCTCGGCGCCTGGATCGGTGCCGCACTGGTGGCCTGGATTTCACGCGAAGCGATGCGCCCGCTGGTCGTCGTCATGATGCTGACCGTTGCGATTTATACCTTCATGCGCAAGGACCTCGGCCAGAGCGAAGAACGCGAAGCCAGCCCGCGCGACGCCTGGCTGGGCGCACTCTTTGGACTCGTCATCGGCATCTATGACGGATTTTTTGGCCCCGGCACCGGCAGCTTCCTGATTTTCGGCTTCGTTCGCCTGTTCGGCATGAATTTTGTACGCGCTTCGGCCAGCGCCAAGGTGGTCAATGTCGCAACCAACATTTCAGCCATCGGCTTTTTTGCCAGTCACGGCCCTATCCTGTGGGCCGTCGGCCTGACCATGGCCGTCTGCAATCTGGCAGGCGCCCAGGTCGGCACCCAACTGGCACTGAAACATGGTGCCGGATTCATCCGCAAAGCCTTTCTGGGCGTTGTCTGCATCCTGATCGCCAAGCAACTGATCGACCTGCTGTAA
- the ettA gene encoding energy-dependent translational throttle protein EttA: MAQYVMSMLRVSKIVPPKRQIIKDISLSFFPGAKIGLLGLNGSGKSTVLKIMANVDKEYDGEVQHLAGVSIGYLPQEPQLDPAKTVKEEVESALGEVMQAQAKLEAVYAAYAEEDADFDKLAEEQARLEAIISTAGADTEAQMELAADALRLPAWEAVISNLSGGEKRRVALCKLLLAKPDMLLLDEPTNHLDAESVEWLEQFLVRFPGTVVAVTHDRYFLDNAAEWILELDRGHGIPYKGNYSSWLEQKEARLETENKQIDAHMKAMKQELEWVRSNPKARQAKSKSRIARFEEMSSQEYQKRNETQEIFIPVGERLGGKVIEFNGVTKTFGDKLLMDNVSFTIPAGAIVGIIGPNGAGKSTLFKMITGQQQPDSGTVDIGPTVKIAYVDQSRDCLDGSKTVFEELAQGSDILQIGKFEMPSRAYIGRFNFKGADQGKQVGNLSGGERGRLHLAKTLMTGGNVLLLDEPSNDLDVETLRALEDALLEFPGCAMVISHDRWFLDRICTHILAAEGDSQWNFFEGNFQEYEEDKKKRLGEEGAKPKRIRYKPITR, from the coding sequence ATGGCTCAATACGTAATGTCGATGCTGCGCGTCAGCAAGATCGTCCCGCCCAAGCGGCAGATCATCAAGGATATTTCCCTCTCCTTCTTTCCCGGCGCCAAGATCGGCCTGCTCGGTTTGAACGGTTCCGGCAAGTCGACCGTGCTGAAGATCATGGCCAACGTGGACAAGGAATACGATGGCGAAGTCCAGCACTTGGCCGGCGTGTCAATCGGCTATCTGCCGCAGGAGCCGCAACTCGACCCCGCCAAGACCGTCAAGGAAGAAGTTGAATCCGCACTCGGCGAAGTCATGCAGGCCCAAGCCAAGCTGGAAGCCGTTTATGCCGCCTACGCTGAAGAAGACGCCGATTTCGACAAGCTGGCCGAAGAACAGGCCCGCCTCGAAGCGATCATCTCGACCGCCGGTGCCGATACCGAAGCGCAAATGGAACTGGCTGCCGATGCGCTGCGCCTGCCAGCCTGGGAAGCCGTGATCAGCAACCTGTCCGGCGGTGAAAAACGCCGCGTCGCGCTGTGCAAACTGCTGCTCGCCAAGCCCGACATGCTGCTGCTCGACGAACCGACCAACCACCTCGACGCCGAATCGGTCGAATGGCTGGAACAGTTCCTCGTCCGCTTCCCGGGCACCGTGGTTGCCGTCACCCACGACCGCTACTTCCTCGACAACGCCGCCGAGTGGATTCTCGAACTCGACCGCGGTCACGGCATTCCGTACAAGGGCAACTACTCGTCCTGGCTGGAGCAGAAGGAAGCCCGCCTGGAAACCGAAAACAAGCAGATCGACGCCCACATGAAGGCGATGAAGCAGGAACTGGAATGGGTGCGCTCGAATCCGAAAGCGCGCCAGGCCAAGTCCAAGTCGCGTATCGCCCGTTTCGAGGAAATGTCGAGCCAGGAATACCAGAAGCGCAACGAAACGCAGGAAATCTTCATTCCAGTCGGCGAGCGCCTGGGCGGCAAGGTCATCGAGTTCAACGGTGTCACCAAGACCTTCGGCGACAAGCTGCTGATGGACAACGTCAGCTTCACCATCCCGGCCGGCGCCATCGTCGGCATCATCGGCCCGAACGGCGCCGGTAAATCGACGCTGTTCAAGATGATCACCGGCCAGCAGCAGCCGGATTCCGGTACGGTCGACATCGGCCCGACGGTCAAAATCGCCTACGTTGATCAATCGCGCGACTGCCTCGACGGTTCCAAGACGGTGTTCGAGGAACTGGCCCAGGGCAGCGACATCCTGCAGATCGGCAAGTTCGAAATGCCGTCGCGCGCCTACATCGGCCGCTTCAACTTCAAGGGCGCCGACCAGGGCAAGCAGGTCGGCAACCTGTCCGGCGGTGAGCGCGGCCGTCTGCACCTGGCCAAGACGCTGATGACCGGCGGCAACGTGCTGCTGCTCGATGAACCGTCAAACGACCTCGACGTGGAAACGCTGCGCGCGCTGGAAGATGCGCTGCTCGAATTCCCCGGCTGTGCGATGGTCATCTCGCACGATCGCTGGTTCCTTGACCGCATCTGTACCCACATCCTGGCAGCCGAAGGCGATTCGCAGTGGAACTTCTTCGAAGGCAACTTCCAGGAATACGAAGAAGACAAGAAGAAACGTCTCGGCGAAGAAGGTGCCAAGCCGAAGCGGATTCGCTATAAGCCGATTACCCGCTAA
- the modB gene encoding molybdate ABC transporter permease subunit, with protein MESIVPSADIAALWLTLKLATTVTLLLLLIGTPIAWWLARTRSAFKGIASAVVALPLVLPPTVLGFYLLLAMGPNGPVGHLTQALGIGLLPFTFPGLVIASVFYSLPFVVQPIRNAFEAIGERPLEVAATLRASPWDAFWSVVVPLAKPGFLSGAILGFAHTVGEFGIVLMIGGNIPDKTRVVSVQIYDHVEALEYTQAHWLSAGMLLFSFIVLLGLYAYSPNRQKVL; from the coding sequence ATGGAAAGCATCGTCCCCTCTGCCGACATCGCCGCGCTCTGGCTGACCCTCAAGCTGGCCACGACGGTCACGCTGTTGCTGCTGCTGATCGGCACACCGATCGCCTGGTGGCTGGCGCGCACCCGCTCCGCCTTCAAGGGCATCGCCAGTGCAGTCGTTGCCCTGCCTTTGGTGCTGCCCCCCACGGTTCTCGGGTTCTATCTCCTGCTGGCCATGGGGCCGAATGGTCCGGTCGGCCATCTGACCCAGGCTCTGGGGATCGGCTTGCTGCCCTTCACCTTTCCCGGACTGGTCATCGCCTCGGTGTTCTACTCTTTGCCTTTCGTTGTGCAGCCGATCCGCAATGCTTTCGAAGCTATCGGAGAACGTCCGCTGGAAGTCGCCGCCACCTTGCGTGCCAGCCCTTGGGATGCGTTCTGGTCGGTCGTCGTTCCACTGGCCAAACCCGGTTTCCTGAGCGGGGCAATTCTTGGCTTCGCCCATACGGTCGGTGAGTTCGGCATCGTGCTGATGATTGGCGGCAACATCCCGGATAAAACGCGCGTCGTTTCGGTCCAGATTTACGACCATGTCGAAGCACTCGAATACACCCAGGCGCACTGGCTCTCTGCCGGCATGCTGCTGTTCAGCTTCATCGTCTTGCTGGGTTTGTACGCCTACAGCCCGAATCGGCAAAAAGTCCTATGA
- a CDS encoding biotin/lipoyl-containing protein, translating into MPKYPECWQSCGSCASGPVFILEILVEIGDEISFGDNILTLETGKVALDIPVLHAGKVVAIHVIAGDTVDEGALLLTLEAE; encoded by the coding sequence ATGCCGAAGTATCCCGAGTGCTGGCAAAGTTGCGGTTCATGCGCCAGCGGCCCGGTGTTCATTCTTGAAATTCTTGTCGAGATCGGGGACGAAATATCGTTTGGCGACAATATCCTGACGCTGGAGACCGGCAAAGTGGCGCTCGATATTCCCGTGCTGCACGCCGGCAAGGTGGTCGCTATCCACGTTATCGCCGGCGACACGGTGGATGAAGGGGCGCTGCTGCTGACGCTCGAAGCGGAGTAA
- a CDS encoding sigma-54-dependent transcriptional regulator — protein MTETLKVLIIEDDPDVALGCEQALQLEGIATECVGSAEQARRRLGHDFPGIVVSDIRLPKMDGMAFLRETLLIDPELPVVLITGHGDISMAVQAMKDGAYDFIQKPFAPEYLVEVVRRALEKRRLVLEVRNLRRQLDQRNQLESKLIGRAAGMQKVRQMLLGLADSAADVLIHGETGTGKELIARCLHDASLRRDGNFVAINCGGLPETLFDSEIFGHEAGAYTGAAKRRIGKIEYASGGTLFLDEIESMPLAMQIKLLRVLQERTLERLGSNTTIPINCRVIAATKEDLLDLSARGGFRNDLYYRLSVATLSLPPLRERREDIPLLFEHFLLQASARHQRPVPETSAGRVRQLVGYHWPGNVRELRNVADRCVLGIESGSPPFGQPQSDGPTPLSGTVEAFERALIADALRRHGSLARTAEALVVAKTTLHDKIKKYGLGEDGSE, from the coding sequence ATGACCGAAACACTCAAAGTACTGATCATCGAGGATGACCCGGACGTCGCCCTTGGCTGCGAGCAGGCCCTCCAACTCGAAGGCATCGCAACCGAGTGCGTCGGCAGTGCCGAGCAGGCCAGGCGCCGCCTCGGCCACGATTTCCCCGGCATTGTGGTCAGCGATATCCGGCTGCCCAAAATGGACGGCATGGCTTTCCTGCGTGAAACGCTGCTCATCGACCCGGAACTTCCCGTTGTTCTGATCACCGGCCACGGTGATATTTCGATGGCGGTACAGGCGATGAAGGATGGCGCCTACGATTTCATCCAGAAACCCTTTGCCCCGGAATACCTGGTCGAAGTTGTCCGCCGCGCCCTGGAAAAACGCCGTCTGGTGCTGGAGGTTCGCAACCTGCGTCGCCAGCTCGACCAACGCAATCAACTCGAAAGCAAGCTGATTGGCCGGGCGGCCGGCATGCAGAAGGTTCGCCAGATGCTGCTCGGCCTCGCCGACAGTGCCGCCGATGTGCTGATTCACGGCGAAACCGGGACCGGCAAGGAGCTGATTGCCCGCTGCCTGCACGATGCCAGCCTGCGCCGCGATGGAAATTTCGTGGCGATCAATTGCGGCGGCCTGCCGGAAACCTTGTTCGACAGCGAAATATTCGGCCATGAGGCCGGCGCCTACACCGGGGCGGCCAAGCGCCGGATCGGCAAGATCGAATACGCCAGCGGCGGAACGCTCTTTCTCGACGAGATAGAGAGCATGCCGCTGGCCATGCAGATCAAGCTGTTACGCGTGCTGCAGGAAAGAACGCTGGAGCGCCTGGGATCGAACACGACCATTCCGATCAACTGCCGCGTCATCGCCGCCACCAAGGAAGACTTGCTGGATCTTTCGGCGCGCGGCGGCTTTCGCAATGACCTATATTACCGCCTCAGTGTCGCCACGCTGAGCCTGCCGCCTTTGCGCGAGCGGCGCGAGGATATTCCGCTGCTGTTCGAGCATTTCCTGCTGCAAGCCTCGGCCCGCCACCAGCGCCCGGTTCCGGAAACCTCGGCCGGCCGTGTGCGCCAGCTGGTCGGCTATCACTGGCCGGGCAACGTCCGTGAATTGCGCAACGTGGCCGACCGCTGCGTACTGGGCATCGAAAGCGGATCGCCGCCTTTCGGCCAGCCGCAAAGTGACGGCCCTACTCCGCTTTCAGGAACGGTCGAGGCTTTCGAACGCGCCCTGATCGCCGATGCCCTGCGCCGCCACGGCAGCCTGGCCCGGACAGCAGAAGCGCTGGTTGTCGCCAAGACCACCCTTCACGACAAGATCAAGAAATACGGTTTGGGTGAGGACGGCAGCGAATAA